A region of Solanum dulcamara chromosome 7, daSolDulc1.2, whole genome shotgun sequence DNA encodes the following proteins:
- the LOC129893975 gene encoding uncharacterized protein LOC129893975 isoform X2, protein MEDGIDADVLMDYVEFQIFPSQNRYESHICYGNKLVTAASGLLEQLILHSPKINSLHSKGSDANFKFRPLGNLSDAKWFTKSTLIRFLRIISSSPIIDMTKAMVNEISQLEEARKFHVSLYSKGPQDYIGSREAECDYSSGAVSSSQQEDNNPSSDASKNELLRAMDLRLTALKGELAAALCQAAGTACSFEDIINIEKFSYYFGAVELRNCLQKFIALSEETRASGFRGKEYSLSKVDVRNDKVGSEEGNSQTSGPAKLDTPVTYTASPAKAAQMERQNSSGSEETSCTSEEEQPSAERSRTLIRSASPRRSASPMRRVQIGRSGSRRSTAITIKSLNYFPARERSISHKDAAASHTDEEDSEQTSKRVEKDACRMSVQDAISLFESKQKGQAVDYQRTKSLLSASVVANKAVLRRWSSGVCESSKGSIEVASDDPVSEAINKLEDKETESILEKKPDSYPPPISHDTEAAAADFEQNLPEERTYSPNVTAEESLPDQGEEMDEKLNASVEWTRQKEAELNQLLTKMMETKPSKYRNLAASDGKNQSRLAERRGGFYDHYKEKRDEKLRGEAARNRAEKDKQFKAMQQILDERKTEIVTGNANNVGKKTNIKRTQRTVKKSPESTNTNDGTPKPAVAKKVSSKASQLPATRKSWPSLPSPRVAGTTTAKTPSITNSAGTTTPTRRRSQPTTAVPQTSQKVEKIQPQAKSVKTPQSNIRKNVTNGNDKKQQTLTKASKPTKARVEPTPGDSASSAKPRLSRVTKKSSVVPLESKEAKPFLRKGSGTGSGHSPVIKAKVSSQPEKSLRESTDFVQVEENEIASVASSPLNQLQDRGLEELKIHEDEDSVIKLNSPQKYEDRESCNKVMPDNEDIFGRMEESALKREVEEESNISPSAWVVTEEQEDQALPCNDGFGPNESLADVATVRISSPRVRHSLSQMLLEESSEDVIDWGNAENPPTMVYQKDVPKGLKRLLKFARKSKTDSNSTGVSSPSVFSEGEEDPEDSKLLTKSSSDNLLKKATLHAKHSGQAKLSSEDYELSAQTSIGKIAAQKLQASRLSAPASTTKASRSFFSLSAFKGSK, encoded by the exons ATGGAGGATGGAATAGATGCTGATGTCTTGATGGACTATGTTGAATTTCAGATTTTCCCAAGCCAGAACAG GTACGAGTCACATATCTGCTACGGCAACAAGTTAGTAACAGCGGCCTCTGGACTTCTGGAGCAGTTGATACTTCATTCTCCCAAAATCAATTCTTTGCACTCAAAGGGATCAGATGCCAATTTCAAATTTAGACCTCTAGGGAATCTTAGCGATGCTAAATGGTTTACAAAATCCACATTGATCAG GTTTCTTCGTATTATCAGCTCATCACCTATAATTGATATGACCAAGGCCATGGTAAATGAAATATCTCAGCTTGAAGAAGCTCGGAAGTTTCATGTTTCCTTATATTCAAAG GGTCCTCAGGATTATATTGGGAGCAGGGAAGCAG AATGCGATTACTCAAGTGGTGCAGTGTCGTCATCGCAGCAA GAAGATAATAACCCTTCATCAGATGCTTCAAA GAATGAATTGCTGAGGGCAATGGATTTGAGGTTGACTGCTTTAAAAGGGGAATTGGCTGCTGCTTTATGCCAAGCTGCTGGCACTGCATGCTCTTTTGAGGATATTATTAACATAGAAAAGTTTTCTTACTATTTTGGAGCTGTTGAATTGAG GAACTGTCTGCAGAAGTTTATTGCACTGAGCGAGGAGACCAGGGCTAGTGGTTTTCGGGGTAAAGAGTACTCTCTTTCAAAAGTTGATGTCAGAAATGACAAAGTTGGTTCAGAAGAGGGCAATTCTCAAACATCTGGACCAGCAAAGTTAGATACACCAGTGACATATACTGCTTCCCCTGCAAAAGCTGCACAGATGGAGAGGCAAAACTCATCAGGAAGCGAAGAAACTTCTTGTACAAGTGAGGAGGAACAACCATCAGCGGAAAGAAGTCGGACTCTCATAAGATCTGCATCTCCGAGAAGGTCTGCATCTCCCATGCGAAGAGTCCAAATTGGGCGCTCTGGGTCGCGAAGATCCACTGCTATAACGATCAAGAGTCTAAATTACTTTCCTGCAAGAGAAAGGTCAATCTCGCATAAAGATGCAGCTGCCAGCCATACTGATGAGGAAGATTCTGAGCAAACCTCAAAAAGGGTTGAGAAGGATGCCTGTAGAATGAGTGTGCAAGACGCAATCAGTCTTTTTGAAAGCAAACAGAAAGGGCAAGCTGTTGATTATCAAAGGACAAAGTCACTATTAAGCGCGTCAGTTGTTGCTAATAAAGCAGTTTTGAGAAGATGGAGTTCAGGGGTGTGTGAAAGCTCTAAAGGCTCTATTGAAGTTGCTTCTGATGATCCAGTTTCTGAGGCTATCAATAAATTGGAAGATAAAGAAACTGAGAgtattttagaaaagaaaccCGATTCATATCCTCCTCCCATAAGCCATGACACCGAGGCTGCTGCTGCTGATTTCGAACAAAACCTACCTGAAGAAAGAACATATAGTCCTAATGTTACAGCAGAGGAATCTCTCCCTGACCAAGGTGAAGAAATGGATGAAAAGTTAAATGCCTCAGTTGAATGGACTCGACAAAAGGAAGCAGAGCTAAACCAATTGCTCACAAAAATGATGGAAACCAAGCCTAGCAAATATCGGAACTTGGCAGCAAGTGATGGCAAAAACCAAAGCCGTCTCGCTGAGCGTCGAGGTGGTTTCTATGATCATTACAAAGAAAAGAGGGATGAGAAACTTCGTGGTGAAGCTGCTAGGAATAGAGCAGAGAAGGATAAACAATTTAAAGCAATGCAACAAATTCTTGATGAAAGAAAAACTGAAATTGTCACAGGAAATGCGAATAATGTTGGTAAAAAAACCAATATTAAGAGAACACAGAGAACAGTCAAGAAATCCCCTGAATCTACAAATACCAATGATGGAACTCCCAAACCTGCTGTTGCAAAGAAAGTTTCATCAAAAGCATCGCAACTGCCAGCGACACGGAAGTCATGGCCGTCTTTGCCGTCACCAAGAGTTGCAGGGACAACAACTGCTAAAACTCCTTCTATAACAAATTCTGCAGGTACTACTACACCTACCCGTAGAAGATCACAGCCAACAACAGCAGTTCCTCAGACAAGCCAAAAGGTTGAGAAGATACAACCCCAAGCAAAATCTGTGAAGACACCCCAGAGTAATATCAGAAAGAATGTTACAAATGGGAATGACAAGAAGCAGCAGACTCTGACAAAAGCTAGCAAACCTACAAAAGCCAGAGTTGAGCCTACCCCTGGAGATTCTGCATCCTCTGCTAAACCTAGACTCAGCAGGGTAACCAAGAAAAGTAGTGTGGTGCCTCTGGAATCAAAGGAGGCAAAGCCTTTTCTTCGTAAGGGGTCAGGTACTGGATCTGGTCATAGTCCAGTCATAAAGGCCAAAGTTTCATCTCAGCCTGAAAAATCTTTGAGGGAATCTACGGACTTCGTTCAAGTTGAGGAGAATGAAATAGCCTCTGTTGCTTCTAGTCCTCTTAATCAACTGCAGGACAGGGGTCTTGAGGAGTTAAAGATTCATGAAGATGAAGACTCCGTAATTAAGTTAAACAGCCCTCAAAAATATGAAGATAGGGAGAGCTGCAATAAGGTTATGCCAGATAATGAAGATATTTTTGGAAGGATGGAAGAATCTGCACTGAAACGTGAGGTTGAAGAGGAATCTAACATTTCCCCTAGTGCCTGGGTGGTAACAGAGGAGCAGGAGGATCAAGCCCTTCCATGTAATGATGGTTTTGGTCCTAATGAATCTCTGGCTGATGTTGCAACTGTAAGAATCTCAAGTCCACGAGTTCGTCATTCTCTGTCTCAAATGTTGCTTGAAGAAAGCAGTGAAGATGTTATTGACTGGGGTAATGCTGAGAATCCTCCTACCATGGTATATCAGAAGGATGTGCCGAAAGGTTTGAAGCGACTTCTAAAGTTTGCTCGTAAGAGTAAGACTGATTCAAATTCAACTGGTGTTTCAAGCCCATCTGTCTTCTCAGAAGGTGAGGAGGATCCAGAGGATTCTAAACttctcaccaaaagtagttctGACAATCTACTGAAAAAGGCTACACTTCATGCTAAGCATTCTGGACAAGCAAAATTGTCTTCTGAAGACTATGAGCTATCTG CTCAAACAAGTATAGGCAAAATTGCTGCTCAGAAATTGCAAGCAAGCCGGCTTTCAGCTCCAGCAAGTACAACAAAag CATCAAGATCGTTCTTTTCTCTTTCAGCATTCAAGGGAAGTAAATAA